A portion of the Streptococcus sp. Marseille-Q6470 genome contains these proteins:
- a CDS encoding AzlC family ABC transporter permease, with the protein MKEKGFWEGVRAAVPTALGYVSIGLACGIIGSPYVTPVEMGLMSLFVYAGSAQFAMIALIAVQAPVAAIAMTVFLINLRLFLLSLHASTYFRHTSLWHNIGMSSLLTDETYGVLMGELVHTDKVNPMWMHGNNLNSYISWFLGTVVGTALGGLLPNPEVFGLDFALVGMFIGIFTSQFQIMQKRIPLRNIFVILAVVAVSFFLLLTVVSQSLAVLFATLLGCTMGVVLDGQ; encoded by the coding sequence ATGAAAGAAAAAGGATTTTGGGAGGGAGTACGGGCTGCGGTGCCGACGGCTCTAGGCTATGTTAGCATCGGGCTTGCTTGTGGCATTATCGGTTCCCCTTATGTAACCCCTGTAGAGATGGGCTTGATGAGCCTCTTTGTCTATGCTGGGAGCGCCCAGTTTGCCATGATAGCCTTGATAGCAGTTCAAGCACCTGTGGCAGCCATAGCTATGACGGTCTTTTTGATTAATCTGCGTCTCTTTTTGCTGAGTTTGCATGCGTCGACTTATTTCCGCCACACTAGTCTCTGGCATAATATCGGAATGTCTAGTCTCTTGACCGATGAGACTTACGGGGTCTTGATGGGAGAGCTAGTTCATACGGATAAGGTCAACCCTATGTGGATGCATGGGAACAATCTTAATAGCTATATTTCTTGGTTTTTGGGAACAGTTGTCGGAACTGCTCTAGGTGGACTTTTGCCAAATCCGGAAGTTTTTGGTCTAGATTTTGCCCTAGTGGGAATGTTTATCGGGATTTTCACTTCCCAGTTTCAGATTATGCAGAAACGGATTCCCTTGCGTAATATTTTCGTAATTTTAGCGGTTGTAGCTGTATCTTTCTTCTTGCTCTTGACGGTGGTGTCTCAGTCATTAGCTGTTCTGTTTGCGACCTTGCTAGGTTGTACCATGGGGGTGGTCTTGGATGGTCAGTAA
- a CDS encoding AzlD domain-containing protein, which yields MVSKYILLAIVFSGLVTWIPRVIPFILAKYKGLPPIVERFLKFLPVSIIFALILSSVVTGKVGSLPQIKWLDFLAVFPTAFVAFRYRNLVGTVLFGVVLIAVLRLVF from the coding sequence ATGGTCAGTAAGTATATTTTATTAGCGATTGTCTTTTCAGGTCTAGTGACTTGGATTCCTCGTGTGATTCCCTTTATCCTAGCCAAGTACAAGGGTTTGCCGCCTATCGTAGAGCGCTTTTTGAAATTTCTCCCAGTTTCTATTATCTTTGCCTTGATTCTTTCAAGTGTGGTGACAGGAAAAGTTGGAAGCCTTCCACAGATAAAATGGTTAGACTTTCTAGCAGTCTTCCCAACAGCCTTTGTGGCCTTTCGTTACCGTAATCTGGTGGGGACAGTTCTCTTTGGAGTGGTTTTGATAGCAGTCCTACGTTTGGTCTTTTAA
- a CDS encoding amino acid ABC transporter substrate-binding protein: MKKIVKYSSLAALGIVAAGVLAACSGGEKKDATTSEATSGKKEIIVATNASPKPFNYEDNGELTGYEIEVIRAIFKDSDKYDVKFEKTEWSGIFAGLDADRYQMAVNNISYTKERAEKYLYAAPTAKNPNVLVVKKDDNSIKSLDDIGGKSTEVVQGTTSAKQLEEYNKQHPDNPTILNYTKADFQQIMSRLSDGQFDYKIFDKIGVETVIKNQGLDNLKVIELPSDQQPYVYPLLAKGQDELKVFVDKRIQELYKDGTLEKLSQQFFGGSYLPAEADIK, from the coding sequence ATGAAAAAAATCGTTAAGTATTCATCACTTGCTGCCCTAGGGATTGTTGCCGCAGGTGTATTAGCAGCTTGCTCAGGTGGTGAGAAGAAAGATGCTACAACTAGTGAAGCAACATCTGGTAAGAAAGAAATTATCGTAGCGACTAACGCTTCACCAAAACCATTTAACTATGAAGATAATGGTGAGTTGACTGGTTACGAAATCGAAGTTATTCGTGCTATCTTTAAAGACTCTGACAAATATGATGTCAAGTTTGAAAAGACAGAATGGTCAGGGATCTTTGCAGGTCTTGACGCAGATCGTTACCAAATGGCAGTTAACAACATTAGCTACACTAAAGAACGTGCAGAAAAATATCTTTATGCAGCACCAACTGCTAAAAACCCTAACGTTCTCGTAGTTAAAAAGGATGACAACAGCATCAAATCACTTGATGATATCGGTGGAAAATCTACTGAAGTCGTTCAAGGAACAACATCCGCTAAACAGTTGGAAGAATACAACAAACAACACCCAGATAACCCAACTATCCTTAACTATACGAAGGCAGATTTCCAACAAATCATGTCTCGTTTGAGCGATGGACAATTTGACTACAAGATTTTTGACAAGATCGGTGTAGAAACAGTTATCAAAAACCAAGGTTTGGATAACTTGAAAGTCATCGAACTTCCAAGCGACCAACAACCTTACGTATATCCACTTCTTGCAAAAGGTCAAGATGAGTTGAAGGTATTTGTGGATAAACGTATCCAAGAACTATACAAAGACGGAACTCTTGAAAAACTGTCTCAACAGTTCTTTGGTGGTTCTTACCTCCCAGCAGAAGCTGATATTAAATAA
- a CDS encoding MetQ/NlpA family ABC transporter substrate-binding protein, with protein sequence MKIKKWLSVAAIATVAGLTLAACGNSDKKADNTTTVKIATVNRSGSEEARWDKVQELVEKDGIKLEFTEFTDYSQPNKATADGEVDLNAFQHYNFLNNWNKENGKDLVAIADTYISPIRLYSGKNGEENKYTKVEEIPDNGEIAVPNDATNESRALYLLQSAGLIKLDVSGTELATIANIKENPKNLKITELDASQTARSLTSVDAAVVNNTFVTEAKLDYKKALFKEQADENSKQWYNIIVAKKDWESSPKADAIKKIIAAYHTDEVKKVIEETSDGLDQPVW encoded by the coding sequence ATGAAAATCAAAAAATGGTTAAGCGTAGCAGCGATTGCTACAGTAGCAGGCCTTACACTTGCAGCTTGCGGAAATTCAGACAAGAAAGCAGACAATACAACTACAGTTAAAATTGCGACTGTTAACCGTAGCGGTTCAGAAGAAGCACGCTGGGACAAAGTCCAAGAATTAGTTGAAAAAGATGGCATCAAATTGGAATTCACAGAGTTTACAGACTACTCACAACCAAACAAAGCAACTGCCGATGGTGAAGTAGACTTGAACGCTTTCCAACACTACAACTTCTTGAACAACTGGAACAAAGAAAACGGAAAAGATCTTGTAGCGATTGCAGATACTTATATCTCACCAATCCGTCTTTACTCAGGTAAAAACGGAGAAGAAAACAAGTACACTAAAGTAGAAGAAATCCCAGATAACGGTGAAATCGCAGTACCAAACGATGCTACTAACGAAAGCCGTGCTCTTTACCTTCTTCAATCTGCTGGTTTGATCAAGTTGGATGTTTCAGGAACTGAACTTGCTACAATCGCAAACATCAAAGAAAATCCAAAGAACTTGAAAATCACTGAATTGGACGCTAGCCAGACAGCTCGTTCATTGACATCAGTTGATGCAGCTGTTGTCAACAACACTTTTGTTACAGAAGCAAAATTGGACTACAAGAAAGCACTCTTTAAAGAGCAAGCTGACGAAAATTCAAAACAATGGTACAACATCATCGTTGCGAAGAAAGATTGGGAATCATCACCTAAAGCTGATGCAATCAAGAAAATTATCGCAGCTTACCACACTGATGAAGTGAAAAAAGTTATCGAAGAAACTTCAGACGGCTTGGATCAACCAGTTTGGTAA
- a CDS encoding M20/M25/M40 family metallo-hydrolase produces MVFPSQEEQIEKFEKDHVAQHYFEVLRTLISKKSVFAQQVGLKEVARYLGEIFKRVGAEVEIDESYTAPFVMAHFKSSRPDAKTIIFYNHYDTVPADGDQVWTEDPFTLSVRDGIMYGRGVDDDKGHITARLSALRKYMQHHDDLPVNISFIMEGAEESASMDLDKYLEKHADKLRGADLLVWEQGTKNALEQLEISGGNKGIVTFDAKVKSADVDIHSSYGGVIESAPWYLIQALTSLRAADGRILVEGLYDDVQEPNERELALVETYAQRNPEEISQIYGLELPLLQEERTAFLKRFFFEPALNIEGIQSGYQGQGVKTILPAEASAKLEVRLVPGLEPYDVLEKIRKQLDKNGFDKVELYYTLGEMSYRSDMSAPAILNVIELAKKFYPQGVSVLPTTAGTGPMHTVFDALEVPMVAFGLGNANSRDHGGDENVRIADYYTHIELVEELIKSYE; encoded by the coding sequence ATGGTTTTTCCTAGCCAAGAAGAACAAATTGAAAAATTTGAAAAGGATCATGTAGCGCAACATTACTTTGAAGTTTTGCGTACCTTGATTTCTAAAAAATCAGTCTTTGCCCAACAAGTCGGGCTGAAAGAGGTGGCTCGTTATCTAGGTGAAATTTTTAAACGTGTTGGCGCAGAAGTTGAGATTGATGAAAGTTATACGGCGCCTTTTGTCATGGCACATTTCAAAAGTTCGAGACCAGATGCTAAAACCATCATTTTCTACAACCACTACGATACAGTACCGGCAGATGGTGACCAAGTCTGGACAGAGGATCCTTTCACGCTTTCTGTGCGTGATGGTATTATGTATGGGCGTGGGGTGGATGATGACAAAGGTCATATCACTGCTCGTTTGAGTGCTCTTAGAAAGTATATGCAGCACCACGATGATCTCCCTGTCAATATCAGCTTCATCATGGAAGGGGCAGAGGAATCGGCCTCTATGGATTTGGATAAATATCTAGAAAAACATGCGGACAAACTCCGAGGTGCAGATCTATTAGTCTGGGAACAAGGGACCAAAAATGCCTTAGAGCAGTTAGAAATCTCAGGTGGAAATAAGGGAATTGTAACCTTTGATGCCAAGGTCAAGAGTGCAGACGTCGATATCCATTCTAGCTATGGTGGAGTCATCGAGTCGGCTCCATGGTATCTTATACAAGCTTTGACTAGTCTTCGGGCTGCAGATGGCCGTATCTTGGTAGAAGGTTTGTACGATGATGTGCAGGAGCCGAACGAACGCGAGTTGGCCTTGGTTGAAACCTATGCTCAACGTAATCCAGAGGAAATCAGCCAGATTTATGGCTTGGAATTACCACTGTTACAAGAGGAACGTACTGCCTTTCTAAAACGTTTTTTCTTTGAACCAGCTCTCAATATCGAAGGAATCCAATCAGGATATCAAGGGCAGGGAGTCAAAACAATCTTGCCAGCAGAAGCTAGTGCCAAGCTAGAAGTTCGCTTGGTTCCTGGTCTCGAACCTTATGATGTTTTGGAGAAAATCCGAAAACAACTAGACAAAAACGGCTTTGATAAGGTAGAATTGTACTATACTTTGGGTGAGATGAGCTATCGAAGTGACATGAGTGCGCCAGCTATTCTCAATGTCATTGAACTGGCCAAGAAATTCTATCCACAGGGCGTATCTGTTTTGCCGACAACAGCTGGAACAGGTCCTATGCATACCGTATTCGATGCCTTGGAAGTACCTATGGTTGCTTTTGGTCTAGGAAATGCCAACAGCCGAGACCACGGTGGAGATGAAAACGTACGAATCGCAGACTATTACACCCATATTGAATTAGTAGAGGAGCTGATTAAAAGCTATGAGTAG
- a CDS encoding methionine ABC transporter ATP-binding protein, whose translation MSRDIIKLDQIDVTFHQKKRTITAVKDVTIHIQEGDIYGIVGYSGAGKSTLVRVINLLQKPSAGRITVDDDVIFDGKETLTAGQLRRKRQDIGMIFQHFNLMSQKTAEENVAFALKHSGLSEKDKKAKVAELLDLVGLADRAENYPSQLSGGQKQRVAIARALANDPKILISDESTSALDPKTTKQILSLLQELNRKLGLTIVLITHEMQIVKDIANRVAVMQDGRLIEEGSVLEIFSNPKQPLTQDFISTATGIDEAMVKIEKQEIVEHLSDNSILVQLKYAGASTDEPLLNELYKHYQVTANILYGNIEILDGTPVGELVVVLSGEKEALANAQDAIRQAGVQLKVLKGGQ comes from the coding sequence ATGAGTAGAGATATTATCAAGTTAGATCAAATCGATGTGACTTTTCATCAAAAGAAAAGAACCATCACAGCGGTTAAAGATGTGACCATTCACATCCAAGAAGGGGATATCTACGGAATCGTTGGATATTCTGGAGCAGGGAAGTCAACCTTGGTTCGTGTGATCAACCTTTTGCAAAAACCATCTGCAGGTAGAATTACTGTTGATGATGATGTGATTTTTGATGGGAAAGAAACCTTAACTGCTGGACAATTACGTCGCAAACGTCAAGATATTGGGATGATTTTCCAACACTTTAACCTTATGAGCCAAAAAACGGCCGAGGAAAATGTAGCCTTTGCCCTCAAACATTCTGGACTTAGTGAGAAAGATAAGAAGGCTAAAGTGGCTGAATTATTAGACTTAGTCGGATTGGCTGACCGTGCCGAAAACTACCCTTCACAACTTTCTGGTGGTCAAAAACAACGTGTAGCTATTGCGCGTGCCTTGGCCAATGATCCGAAGATTTTGATTTCAGACGAGTCAACTTCAGCTCTTGATCCGAAGACAACCAAACAAATCTTGTCACTCTTGCAAGAATTAAACCGTAAACTAGGTTTGACCATTGTCTTGATCACACATGAGATGCAAATTGTCAAAGATATCGCCAACCGTGTGGCAGTGATGCAGGATGGCCGCTTGATTGAAGAAGGTAGCGTTCTTGAGATCTTCTCAAATCCTAAGCAACCATTGACTCAGGATTTTATCTCAACTGCGACAGGTATCGATGAAGCTATGGTTAAGATTGAGAAGCAAGAAATCGTGGAACACTTATCTGACAATAGCATTCTGGTACAACTCAAGTATGCAGGGGCATCTACAGATGAACCGCTTTTGAATGAATTGTACAAGCACTACCAAGTAACAGCCAATATTCTTTATGGAAACATTGAAATTTTGGATGGTACTCCGGTGGGTGAGCTGGTAGTTGTTTTATCTGGAGAAAAAGAAGCGCTGGCGAATGCTCAAGACGCTATTCGTCAGGCTGGTGTGCAACTAAAAGTATTGAAGGGAGGACAGTAA